One genomic region from Spirulina subsalsa PCC 9445 encodes:
- a CDS encoding glycosyltransferase family 4 protein has translation MLDQTNPHLPQLALLPSTHPVEDHGKVSALFPPHKRLLIISQFYPPDYAATGQLIAELVEKLSELGLNIRIFTGQPGYAFEKNSAPKEEQRHRVMVQRSRTSRLWPLRIRGRAINGLLFCVRTAAHLLRCAKSKDLLLITTEPPYLPIIGYLAHCLLGVKYICLLYDLYPDVAVQLGVVSRHHWLVRLWDKINRKIWQKSEGVIVLSSSMKERILHKAPNLEHKISVIPSWSDPSLIHPIDKQKNWFVAEHNLTDSFVVQYSGNLGRCHDLETILMAAELLKDEPVRFLFIGQGAKLEGCLNRVETLGLTNCQFLPYQDKSVLPYSLTACDLSLVSISPGLEGIVAPSKLYGILAAGRPVAAICEPHSYLRDLLREAKCGQAFLNGDGEALAQYIRDLRANPQLAKSLGRSGRRYLKAHFTPDIVALQYLQVLAAAAGD, from the coding sequence ATGCTAGATCAAACCAATCCACATCTACCACAATTAGCTTTGCTGCCTTCTACACATCCCGTCGAGGATCATGGCAAAGTTTCCGCGCTCTTCCCGCCTCATAAAAGATTACTGATCATCAGTCAGTTCTACCCCCCAGATTATGCGGCGACAGGACAGTTAATTGCGGAATTGGTCGAGAAATTGTCTGAGTTAGGTCTGAATATCCGGATCTTTACCGGACAACCGGGGTATGCGTTCGAGAAAAACTCGGCTCCGAAGGAGGAACAGCGCCATCGAGTTATGGTACAGCGATCGCGCACCTCCCGCTTGTGGCCCCTCCGCATCCGTGGCCGTGCCATTAACGGGTTATTGTTTTGTGTCCGCACAGCCGCCCATTTATTGCGCTGTGCCAAATCTAAGGACTTGTTACTGATTACCACAGAACCCCCTTATTTACCCATTATTGGCTATTTAGCCCATTGTTTATTAGGAGTTAAATACATCTGTCTGCTCTATGACTTATATCCCGATGTAGCGGTGCAATTGGGGGTAGTGTCCCGTCATCATTGGCTCGTGCGGTTATGGGATAAAATTAACCGCAAAATTTGGCAAAAGTCGGAAGGGGTGATTGTTCTCAGTTCATCCATGAAGGAACGGATTCTCCATAAAGCCCCCAACTTGGAACATAAAATTAGTGTGATTCCCAGTTGGTCGGATCCCAGTTTGATTCACCCGATCGATAAACAGAAAAATTGGTTCGTCGCTGAACACAATTTAACGGATAGTTTTGTGGTGCAGTATTCGGGGAATTTAGGGCGCTGTCATGACTTAGAAACCATCCTAATGGCGGCGGAACTCTTGAAGGATGAACCCGTTCGGTTTTTGTTCATTGGACAGGGGGCGAAACTAGAGGGGTGTCTAAACCGCGTGGAGACGTTGGGGTTAACCAACTGTCAATTTTTGCCCTATCAAGATAAGTCAGTTTTACCCTACTCATTAACGGCCTGTGATTTGTCTTTGGTGAGTATTAGTCCGGGTTTAGAGGGGATTGTCGCCCCCAGTAAACTCTATGGCATTTTAGCGGCCGGTCGTCCGGTGGCGGCCATTTGTGAGCCTCATTCCTACTTGCGGGACTTATTACGGGAGGCGAAATGTGGTCAGGCCTTTTTAAATGGGGATGGGGAGGCCTTGGCGCAGTATATCCGAGATTTGAGGGCGAATCCCCAACTGGCTAAGTCCTTGGGGCGCTCTGGGCGACGGTATCTCAAGGCCCATTTTACGCCGGATATTGTGGCCTTGCAGTATTTGCAGGTCTTAGCGGCCGCTGCCGGGGATTGA